The following proteins are co-located in the Vigna unguiculata cultivar IT97K-499-35 chromosome 9, ASM411807v1, whole genome shotgun sequence genome:
- the LOC114163096 gene encoding uncharacterized protein LOC114163096, producing the protein MEAQEEGVDVQEKLSGFIFMCNGITKPECYRYRVFGLPARRKADVEKINPGTYLFLFDTDVKLLYGIYMATSTGKLEIEPLAFGHKFPAQVKFKIYKDCLPLPESSFKFVIRDNYQKGSNKFNPELNIRQVRSLIELFRPLHELPTSPILPFLKKPMNNVYHHISRPPPLSRMSPNQAPLLLNYHVHNTMPHLAAAQSVPSQASRNQFYSPASTLTLEGTYATGICSSHNQTILRGCAHTQTLQYSQHAHHNIIHPQPDFHSSLMPVGSCHTQSLRNPQYPYQSISNPQSLQDPQHPYQSISNPQSLQDPQHPYQSISNPQSLQDPQHPYQSISNPQSLQDPQHPYQSIPNPQLLQDPQYQYQSILNSQLLQDHEYQSIPKPSHDFHPSVTNAGSSHPQLSWLPHYTHQHISNLQPNTYSATLNVGHSYDQSLPDYQYTHQKNAQIPQQINHPYFPQEFPSSTYSSQGPGAMQGVISSGQQTGMGSE; encoded by the exons ATGGAAGCCCAAGAGGAGGGTGTTGACGTTCAGGAAAAGCTTTCTGGCTTTATTTTCATGTGTAATGGAATTACAAAACCAGAGTGCTACCGATACCGAGTTTTTGGACTTCCTGCTAGGAGAAAGGCTGATGTAGAGAAGATCAATCCTGGTACATATCTTTTTCTGTTTGACACTGATGTGAAGCTTCTCTACGGTATTTATATGGCAACCTCAACTGGGAAACTAGAAATAGAGCCATTAGCTTTTGGGCACAAATTCCCTGCTCAG gtgaaattcaaaatttacaAAGACTGTTTACCCTTGCCAGAGAGTAGCTTTAAATTTGTCATTCGAGATAATTACCAGAAAGGCTCCAACAAATTTAATCCTGAGCTCAATATTAGACAA GTAAGAAGTCTAATAGAATTGTTTCGCCCATTACATGAATTGCCAACTTCACCTATACTTCCTTTTCTGAAGAAACCAATGAATAATGTTTATCATCATATATCAAGGCCACCACCACTTTCTAGAATGTCACCCAATCAAGCTCCATTGCTGTTGAACTATCATGTTCATAATACTATGCCTCATTTAGCTGCAGCACAGTCTGTGCCATCCCAAGCTTCAAGGAATCAGTTTTACTCTCCTGCTAGTACACTTACTCTAGAGGGTACTTATGCAACTGGGATCTGCAGCAGTCATAATCAGACTATCCTCAGGGGCTGTGCCCATACTCAGACATTGCAGTACTCTCAGCATGCACATCATAACATTATACATCCACAACCTGACTTTCATTCTTCATTGATGCCTGTGGGTAGCTGTCATACTCAATCTCTGCGAAATCCTCAATATCCATATCAGAGTATCTCAAACCCTCAATCACTGCAAGATCCTCAACATCCATATCAGAGTATCTCAAACCCTCAATCGCTGCAAGATCCTCAACATCCATATCAGAGTATCTCAAACCCTCAATCACTGCAAGATCCTCAGCATCCATATCAGAGTATCTCAAACCCTCAATCACTGCAAGATCCTCAGCATCCATATCAGAGTATCCCAAACCCTCAATTGCTGCAAGATCCTCAATATCAATATCAGAGTATCTTAAACTCTCAATTGCTGCAAGATCATGAATATCAGAGTATACCAAAACCATCGCATGATTTTCATCCTTCCGTCACAAATGCAGGCAGCAGTCATCCCCAGTTGTCATGGCTTCCTCACTATACCCACCAGCATATCTCAAACTTACAACCTAACACTTATTCCGCCACGCTAAATGTGGGCCACAGTTATGATCAATCATTGCCAGATTATCAATATACACATCAGAAAAATGCCCAAATTCCTCAACAGATTAATCATCCATACTTTCCTCAAGAATTTCCATCTTCCACATATTCATCTCaagg GCCAGGAGCCATGCAAGGGGTGATATCAAGTGGTCAACAAACTGGAATGGGAAGTGAGTAG